The uncultured Methanomethylovorans sp. DNA window ACTAATGCGGCGGGGAAAACGGCTCAGTATTGCATCATCAAGGTCCCATGGAGTGTTTGTGGCTGCAAGTGTCAGGATCAGCGTCGTGTCGTCTTTCTTGCTTGCAAAACCATCCATCGTTGTAAGCAGGGTACTCAGCATTCTCTTACTGGCCTCGCTTGCATCAGCATTTCTGTTTGCTGCAACCCCATCGATCTCGTCCATGAAAACGATAGAAGGAGCTTTTTCTTTTGCAACATCATATACAGAGCTTAAGATCTTGGAGCTTTCTCCGAAATATTTGGATGTTATCTTATCTCCCTGGACATTGAACATGGTCGCATCAAGAGAACCTGCACACGCAGAAGCAAGCATTGTCTTTCCCAGTACCAGGTGGTCCAAAGAGCAGAACTCCTTTCCACGGCTTTATACTCTCGGGTTTCTGGAGACCTGCAACGACAATGGTTTCCATGAGAAGCCGCTTTGTTTCCTCAAGACCGCCAAT harbors:
- a CDS encoding AAA family ATPase, whose amino-acid sequence is MDHLVLGKTMLASACAGSLDATMFNVQGDKITSKYFGESSKILSSVYDVAKEKAPSIVFMDEIDGVAANRNADASEASKRMLSTLLTTMDGFASKKDDTTLILTLAATNTPWDLDDAILSRFPRRISNGPTSRQTNNTCYFEIAYKGCRCGL
- a CDS encoding ATP-binding protein, whose product is MISSSLVRWDDIGGLEETKRLLMETIVVAGLQKPESIKPWKGVLLFGPPGTGKDNACFCVCRFS